Proteins from a single region of Apium graveolens cultivar Ventura chromosome 7, ASM990537v1, whole genome shotgun sequence:
- the LOC141670706 gene encoding putative disease resistance RPP13-like protein 3 has protein sequence MGGSGKTSLATKLYNSSELRNFKTRAKVCVSNDYNIKDVLKRIIKSFMGLEHEQKLSTMDEYDLLQYLTKLLEDRGCYLVLIDDIWDIKAWIQIKDAFPDQKNGSRIIITTRNKKVAEMADDKCFVHRLRFLTEDESWELFCKRAESTTPNLRKLGREMVGKCRGLPLAIVVLSGLLSHNMSYEYWSKVKEHIWRHLKDYDLSPQIGEILSLSYNDLSPQMKDCFLYLARYPEDHVIDLDELKRLWIAEEFISETEEGEGVIMEDLAEDCLNELINRNLLQVNDLRWNGQVQGCRVHDLVRDLAIKKAKEHKLLVVLESGKHHPEHIHLLEGQPRHVIYNEIGEYLKLVERRFDALLVRSLVVVNYLSGKYELEEMKLVCARFKNLKVLDMTSVHSEVIPEEIGDLVHLKYLGLMGHEKYPTIPIDIPASIGKLKKLQTLHGRRTTDYTVPREICELHELRHLHIDVTGSLNIGTHQTKLQTLLRISCKEWMKIDTVNLTNLHTLCIYAEEEEDEEDEEEEEAYSYTLESVANLTSLQTFTLFFGGVEIPTLKPLSSCNCLKSVYLHGILKDPSELCHLPDSITELSLRCNEFTEDPMPTLGSLSNLTALHMGYDVYRGNKMVCSENGFPSLQILILEELKELEELQVGDGAFPSLKQFRRVGCIELKNIPVQLAECLQNS, from the coding sequence ATGGGGGGGTCGGGCAAGACTTCACTTGCCACAAAGTTGTACAACTCTAGCGAGTTGAGAAATTTTAAAACTCGTGCTAAGGTTTGTGTTTCGAACGATTATAACATAAAAGATGTTCTAAAGAGAATAATAAAGTCTTTTATGGGACTTGAGCACGAACAAAAGTTGTCAACCATGGATGAGTATGATTTGCTGCAGTATTTGACAAAGTTACTTGAAGATCGAGGCTGCTATTTGGTGTTGATTGATGATATATGGGACATCAAGGCATGGATCCAGATAAAAGATGCGTTTCCAGACCAGAAAAATGGTAGTAGAATCATCATAACCACCCGCAACAAAAAAGTTGCAGAGATGGCAGATGACAAATGTTTTGTCCATCGACTCCGTTTTCTAACAGAAGATGAGAGCTGGGAATTGTTCTGTAAGAGAGCAGAATCAACGACCCCAAATTTGAGGAAATTAGGAAGGGAGATGGTTGGTAAATGTCGTGGTTTACCACTTGCAATCGTGGTACTGAGCGGTCTCTTATCACACAACATGAGCTATGAATATTGGTCAAAGGTGAAGGAGCATATATGGAGACACTTGAAGGATTATGACTTGTCTCCCCAGATTGGGGAAATACTGAGTTTGAGTTATAATGACTTGTCTCCCCAAATGAAAGACTGTTTTCTCTACCTTGCAAGGTACCCGGAAGACCATGTGATTGACTTGGACGAGTTGAAGCGTCTATGGATTGCAGAGGAATTCATATCAGAAACCGAGGAAGGTGAAGGAGTAATCATGGAGGATTTGGCTGAAGATTGTTTGAATGAGCTGATTAACCGTAATTTGCTTCAGGTTAATGATTTGCGATGGAACGGACAAGTTCAGGGTTGCCGGGTCCATGATCTTGTCCGTGATCTTGCCATAAAAAAAGCAAAGGAGCACAAGTTGTTGGTCGTTCTGGAATCAGGTAAACACCATCCAGAACACATTCATTTGTTGGAAGGACAACCCCGTCATGTCATTTACAATGAAATAGGTGAGTACTTGAAACTAGTTGAGCGTAGATTTGATGCTTTACTTGTGCGTTCATTGGTAGTGGTAAATTATTTAAGTGGTAAATATGAATTAGAAGAAATGAAGTTGGTGTGTGCGAGATTCAAAAATCTTAAAGTCCTAGATATGACAAGTGTACATTCAGAGGTAATACCAGAAGAAATAGGAGATTTAGTTCACTTAAAGTACTTGGGCTTAATGGGTCATGAGAAGTATCCTACAATACCTATAGATATTCCAGCAAGTATAGGCAAGCTTAAAAAGCTACAAACCTTGCACGGTCGGAGGACTACAGACTACACAGTTCCTAGGGAGATATGTGAGCTTCATGAGTTGAGGCATCTACACATTGATGTTACTGGGAGTTTGAATATAGGTACCCACCAAACAAAGTTACAGACTCTCCTTCGTATATCGTGTAAAGAATGGATGAAGATTGACACTGTTAATCTCACCAACCTCCATACACTCTGTATATATgcagaagaagaagaagatgaagaagatgaagaagaagaagaagcatACAGTTACACGCTGGAGTCCGTAGCCAATTTAACAAGTCTCCAAACATTCACACTATTCTTTGGTGGTGTTGAGATTCCAACACTGAAACCACTCTCGTCTTGCAATTGTCTCAAGAGCGTCTACTTACATGGTATTCTAAAAGATCCATCGGAACTATGTCATCTGCCCGATTCAATCACGGAATTAAGTCTACGCTGCAATGAGTTTACAGAAGATCCAATGCCCACTCTGGGAAGTTTGTCGAATCTCACCGCTCTTCATATGGGTTATGATGTGTACAGGGGAAACAAAATGGTATGCAGTGAGAATGGGTTTCCAAGTCTTCAAATTTTAATATTGGAAGAATTGAAAGAATTAGAAGAATTGCAAGTTGGGGACGGAGCTTTCCCTTCTCTCAAGCAATTTCGAAGAGTTGGCTGTATAGAACTGAAGAACATTCCTGTACAACTAGCAGAATGCTTACAGAATTCCTAA
- the LOC141670651 gene encoding uncharacterized protein LOC141670651 isoform X1, with translation MKNIDWLSRETSGANLWRLPVLKKASGISTTILYIFIFVAAAFMFSVINHQSKVYVDNVIIVAKENKRITQTDELKKIPEKVKIQERVEIPLYCSGENVTQMCPSDYPKVFRTKEASDDSRASATCPEYFRWIYEDLKPFKATGITRNMVDKAKRTAHFRLVIVQGKVYIEKFRKSIQTRDVFTIWGILQLLRRYPGRLPDLELMFDTDDKPVVKSHLYRRLNVPTPPLFRYCGDQWTSDIVFPDWSFWGWAEINIKPWVMILKEMKEGNSKVKWMDREPYAYWKGNPFVVDNRKDLLKCNVSEEHDWNARLFVQDWIREGQQGFHQSNVANQCTYRYKIYIEGYAWSVSEKYILACDSVTLLVKPDYYDFFVRSLKPLKHYWPINNDDKCRSIEYAVEWGNLNTEKAQEIGKAASTFIQDELKMDYVYDYMFHLLNEYAKLLRFEPKIPEKAVEFCSETMACNAEGTEKKFKMNSLEKSPSLESPCTLPSPYTPEAFGKLVSEKAGVVKQVQRWENSYWNSVS, from the exons ATGAAAAATATTGACTG GCTATCGAGAGAGACATCTGGAGCTAACTTATGGCGTTTGCCAGTGCTAAAGAAGGCATCAGGAATCAGTACAACTATTCTGTATATTTTCATTTTTGTGGCTGCAGCATTTATGTTTTCTGTGATCAATCAT CAGAGTAAAGTTTATGTTGATAATGTGATTATTGTTGCGAAAGAGAATAAGAGAATTACACAGACTGATGAACTGAAGAAAATCCCCGAAAAGGTTAAAATCCAGGAAAGAGTCGAGATACCCCTTTATTGTTCAGGTGAAAATGTGACACAAATGTGTCCATCAGATTATCCTAAGGTTTTTAGAACTAAGGAAGCTAGTGATGATTCAAGAGCAAGTGCAACATGCCCTGAGTATTTTCGCTGGATATATGAAGATTTAAAGCCGTTTAAGGCAACAGGGATCACGAGGAACATGGTGGATAAGGCGAAAAGGACTGCACATTTTCGACTAGTGATAGTGCAAGGAAAGGTTTACATAGAGAAGTTCAGGAAGTCGATACAAACTAGAGATGTGTTCACAATATGGGGGATTCTGCAGTTATTAAGAAGGTATCCTGGTAGACTTCCGGATCTGGAATTGATGTTTGATACTGATGACAAACCAGTGGTGAAATCACATTTGTATCGCAGACTCAATGTCCCCACTCCGCCATTATTCAGATATTGTGGTGATCAATGGACTAGTGATATTGTCTTTCCTGATTGGTCCTTCTGGGGATG GGCTGAAATAAATATAAAGCCATGGGTAATGATACTGAAAGAAATGAAAGAAGGGAACAGTAAGGTCAAATGGATGGACAGGGAACCATATGCTTATTGGAAAGGAAACCCTTTTGTCGTAGACAACAGAAAAGACCTGCTCAAGTGCAATGTTTCTGAAGAACATGACTGGAATGCTCGTCTTTTCGTTCAG GACTGGATTCGTGAAGGGCAACAAGGATTTCATCAGTCAAATGTTGCGAATCAATGCACTTATAG GTACAAGATTTATATTGAAGGATATGCTTGGTCAGTTAGTGAAAAGTACATATTAGCCTGTGATTCAGTTACTCTTTTAGTGAAACCAGATTACTATGACTTCTTCGTGAGAAGCCTAAAGCCCTTGAAACATTACTGGCCAATTAACAACGATGACAAATGCAGATCGATAGAATATGCAGTAGAATGGGGAAATCTCAATACAGAGAAG GCACAGGAAATCGGAAAGGCTGCTAGCACCTTTATCCAAGACGAGTTAAAGATGGATTATGTTTATGACTACATGTTTCATTTGTTAAACGAATACGCAAAGCTCCTAAGATTTGAGCCAAAAATACCCGAAAAAGCTGTTGAATTTTGTTCAGAAACAATGGCGTGCAATGCAGAGGGGACAGAGAAGAAGTTTAAGATGAATTCATTAGAGAAGAGTCCTTCCTTGGAAAGTCCCTGCACACTGCCATCCCCATATACACCGGAAGCTTTTGGAAAATTGGTAAGCGAAAAGGCTGGTGTAGTAAAGCAAGTGCAGAGGTGGGAGAACAGTTACTGGAATAGTGTGAGCTAG
- the LOC141670651 gene encoding uncharacterized protein LOC141670651 isoform X2, whose product MKNIDWLSRETSGANLWRLPVLKKASGISTTILYIFIFVAAAFMFSVINHSKVYVDNVIIVAKENKRITQTDELKKIPEKVKIQERVEIPLYCSGENVTQMCPSDYPKVFRTKEASDDSRASATCPEYFRWIYEDLKPFKATGITRNMVDKAKRTAHFRLVIVQGKVYIEKFRKSIQTRDVFTIWGILQLLRRYPGRLPDLELMFDTDDKPVVKSHLYRRLNVPTPPLFRYCGDQWTSDIVFPDWSFWGWAEINIKPWVMILKEMKEGNSKVKWMDREPYAYWKGNPFVVDNRKDLLKCNVSEEHDWNARLFVQDWIREGQQGFHQSNVANQCTYRYKIYIEGYAWSVSEKYILACDSVTLLVKPDYYDFFVRSLKPLKHYWPINNDDKCRSIEYAVEWGNLNTEKAQEIGKAASTFIQDELKMDYVYDYMFHLLNEYAKLLRFEPKIPEKAVEFCSETMACNAEGTEKKFKMNSLEKSPSLESPCTLPSPYTPEAFGKLVSEKAGVVKQVQRWENSYWNSVS is encoded by the exons ATGAAAAATATTGACTG GCTATCGAGAGAGACATCTGGAGCTAACTTATGGCGTTTGCCAGTGCTAAAGAAGGCATCAGGAATCAGTACAACTATTCTGTATATTTTCATTTTTGTGGCTGCAGCATTTATGTTTTCTGTGATCAATCAT AGTAAAGTTTATGTTGATAATGTGATTATTGTTGCGAAAGAGAATAAGAGAATTACACAGACTGATGAACTGAAGAAAATCCCCGAAAAGGTTAAAATCCAGGAAAGAGTCGAGATACCCCTTTATTGTTCAGGTGAAAATGTGACACAAATGTGTCCATCAGATTATCCTAAGGTTTTTAGAACTAAGGAAGCTAGTGATGATTCAAGAGCAAGTGCAACATGCCCTGAGTATTTTCGCTGGATATATGAAGATTTAAAGCCGTTTAAGGCAACAGGGATCACGAGGAACATGGTGGATAAGGCGAAAAGGACTGCACATTTTCGACTAGTGATAGTGCAAGGAAAGGTTTACATAGAGAAGTTCAGGAAGTCGATACAAACTAGAGATGTGTTCACAATATGGGGGATTCTGCAGTTATTAAGAAGGTATCCTGGTAGACTTCCGGATCTGGAATTGATGTTTGATACTGATGACAAACCAGTGGTGAAATCACATTTGTATCGCAGACTCAATGTCCCCACTCCGCCATTATTCAGATATTGTGGTGATCAATGGACTAGTGATATTGTCTTTCCTGATTGGTCCTTCTGGGGATG GGCTGAAATAAATATAAAGCCATGGGTAATGATACTGAAAGAAATGAAAGAAGGGAACAGTAAGGTCAAATGGATGGACAGGGAACCATATGCTTATTGGAAAGGAAACCCTTTTGTCGTAGACAACAGAAAAGACCTGCTCAAGTGCAATGTTTCTGAAGAACATGACTGGAATGCTCGTCTTTTCGTTCAG GACTGGATTCGTGAAGGGCAACAAGGATTTCATCAGTCAAATGTTGCGAATCAATGCACTTATAG GTACAAGATTTATATTGAAGGATATGCTTGGTCAGTTAGTGAAAAGTACATATTAGCCTGTGATTCAGTTACTCTTTTAGTGAAACCAGATTACTATGACTTCTTCGTGAGAAGCCTAAAGCCCTTGAAACATTACTGGCCAATTAACAACGATGACAAATGCAGATCGATAGAATATGCAGTAGAATGGGGAAATCTCAATACAGAGAAG GCACAGGAAATCGGAAAGGCTGCTAGCACCTTTATCCAAGACGAGTTAAAGATGGATTATGTTTATGACTACATGTTTCATTTGTTAAACGAATACGCAAAGCTCCTAAGATTTGAGCCAAAAATACCCGAAAAAGCTGTTGAATTTTGTTCAGAAACAATGGCGTGCAATGCAGAGGGGACAGAGAAGAAGTTTAAGATGAATTCATTAGAGAAGAGTCCTTCCTTGGAAAGTCCCTGCACACTGCCATCCCCATATACACCGGAAGCTTTTGGAAAATTGGTAAGCGAAAAGGCTGGTGTAGTAAAGCAAGTGCAGAGGTGGGAGAACAGTTACTGGAATAGTGTGAGCTAG
- the LOC141671584 gene encoding uncharacterized protein LOC141671584 — MNLPEKFKVMSVIEKLPKSWEEFSLSLKRQKGEITWTNLMLDISVQEQHKSKQGHVMPTEHGTSKVNIATVGQKRKAFAKKANSNKPKNDKDKAKKPKANKPCWSCGQVGHWSKDCPTKKAKKTEVAQANVVLGTASGPVVNMVVGEATASETNVDRVIA, encoded by the exons atgaatctcccggagaagttcaaggtgatgagtgtgattgaaaaactcccgaagtcttgggaagagttctctctctccctgaaaagacagaaaggagagatcacctggaccaaccttatgctggacatctcagtgcaagaacaacacaagtccaaacagggacatgtgatgccaactgaacacggtacctcgaaggtaaacatagcaactgtaggacaaaagaggaaggcttttgctaagaaagctaatagtaataaacctaagaatgacaaggacaaggccaagaaacccaaggcaaacaaaccatgctggtcttgtgggcaggttgggcactggagtaaggactgccctacgaagaaagcgaagaaaaccgaggtagcgcaagcgaatgttgtgcttggaaccgcaagtgggcctgtagtgaacatggttgttggtgaggctacggcttctgaaaccaacgttgaccg agtcatagcttga
- the LOC141671523 gene encoding uncharacterized protein LOC141671523 yields the protein MFKPARWRSDRNKIKALFKLQFYATKVSWSGGDTLMISVIPSEGGKPTSILDKVKIRDGSCYWEKPVYETMKLTRDSKTGKINERLYHVIFSTGLSKFGLLGEVSINFADYAMETKLSSLSLPIKNTKFEAVLHVTIERIQDSVGQREFEDGINLKDDPKDQSLRAHLSNSEIDENIKTNDSEEGSFSNMISHVAELKKIRRASSGSDITMSSSETSSGHNTPRALDTTSVSTTKNGGNFLSSLGHSQLDQRSNSDALTEIYDEQQGSQLEWSGGSVPDASTDDSSSSPREVLIGERPQDASEILIEKLKNEVAVLGRQAEVSDLEVQTLRKNIVRESKRAHDLSREVLSLKEERDSFKKECEKARLRSKSQYEGGDPRALIEELRQELNHEKDLSANLRIQLQKTRESNTELLLAVQDLDEMLEEKNREILDLSNRSATTENSNGIWETNSRSSADLDVDQKALEKLVMEHTNVKDTYMQEQKIIDLCGEVEIYKRERDDLEMQLEQLALDYEIMKQENHDITNELKQSQLQDQLKMQFDCSECATSYSTVKGLETKIVRLEDELKKQSKELSNSLLNISDLENQVKGVEEELEKQAQGFEADLENLTHSKVEQEQRAIRAEENLRKTRWQNANTADRLQEEFRRLSEQMASTFNANERLATKALTEANELRLEKTCLEEMLQQAKENVQSVQEHYEAKLVELSRQLELKLNQIEKLQLEVDYKSTEFKNHRKHAEETQRTLSQKILLLQSEIGRLDRVNNVSSKQTEENETLRAELEQMKSSIRDTQLLLEEGAAERSTLGSMVALLKVEAQDSLEELNLMRNAKDETKFTTENLQSELATLKVRYNELKLFSTAEESQKEKYQKQVIQLKGELKKKEDALSIAEKKIKDGNGRAPVPEVAKAKNNICVPSPRASKELVDLKEKIKLLEAKINLKEVALDKSSNTFLVKEQDLQRKIGDLEKTVKILNQNAANFDGQECQKVEEDSGNLNAGIREAAIYGAQDSTTIKCTTEEMGYPRTLTESNNDIPSNNEEKHSGTDSRDCKNLDNSLNEMLLLKEKNQSMECELRDMQQRYSEISLKFAEVEGERQQLVMTLRNFKNSNKTWSLFT from the exons ATGTTTAAGCCGGCGAGATGGAGGAGTGATAGGAACAAGATCAAAGCTCTTTTTAAGCTACAGTTTTATGCTACCAAG GTATCATGGTCAGGAGGGGATACATTGATGATATCAGTGATTCCCTCCGAGGGTGGAAAGCCAACTTCGATATTGGATAAAGTAAAGATTCGAGATGGAAGCTGTTACTGGGAGAAACCAGTTTACGAGACAATGAAGCTCACTAGGGATTCTAAAACAGGGAAGATAAACGAGAGATTGTATCATGTTATCTTTTCAACT GGATTATCGAAATTTGGTCTTCTTGGTGAAGTTTCCATcaattttgcagattatgctatGGAAACAAAgctttcatctctttctcttccgatcaaaaacacaaaatttgAGGCAGTCTTGCAT GTTACGATTGAAAGGATACAAGATTCTGTTGGTCAAAG GGAATTTGAAGATGGTATAAACTTGAAAGATGATCCCAAGGATCAGAGCTTGAGGGCGCATTTAAGCAATAGTGAGATCGATGAAAACATCAAAACCAACGATTCTGAA GAAGGATCTTTCAGTAACATGATTTCACATGTTGCGGAGCTGAAAAAGATTCGCAGGGCTTCTAGTGGATCTGATATTACTATGTCAAGTTCAGAGACCAGCTCTGGACATAATACACCTAGAGCACTTGACACGACTAGTGTCAGTACCACTAAAAATGGTGGCAACTTCTTATCTTCTCTAGGTCATTCCCAGCTGGATCAGAGGTCCAATTCTGATGCCTTGACAGAAATCTATGATGAACAGCAGGGATCACAATTGGAATGGTCAGGAGGTTCTGTTCCTGATGCAAGTACAGATGACTCGTCTAGCAGTCCGCGTGAGGTTCTTATAGGTGAGAGGCCTCAGGACGCTTCAGAGATCTTGATTGAGAAGCTTAAAAATGAAGTTGCTGTTTTAGGAAGGCAGGCAGAAGTTTCAGACTTAGAAGTACAGACTTTGCGTAAAAATATTGTCAGGGAGAGCAAAAGGGCACATGATCTTTCAAGAGAGGTTCTTAGCCTGAAGGAAGAGCGAGATTCATTTAAAAAAGAGTGTGAAAAAGCTAGATTACGAAGCAAATCACAATATGAAGGAGGCGACCCTCGGGCTCTTATTGAAGAACTGAGGCAAGAACTGAACCACGAGAAGGATCTAAGTGCAAATCTTCGTATACAACTTCAGAAAACGCGAGAATCAAACACTGAGTTGCTTCTGGCTGTGCAAGACCTAGATGAAATGTTGGAAGAGAAGAATAGGGAGATCCTGGACCTTTCTAATAGATCAGCAACAACTGAAAATTCTAATGGAATCTGGGAAACCAACTCCAGATCCAGTGCCGATCTTGATGTAGACCAAAAGGCCCTGGAAAAGCTCGTCATGGAGCACACTAATGTCAAGGACACATACATGCAGGAGCAAAAGATCATTGACCTTTGTGGTGAAGTAGAGATCTACAAGCGAGAAAGAGATGATCTAGAAATGCAATTGGAGCAGCTTGCTCTGGATTATGAGATCATGAAGCAAGAAAACCATGACATCACAAATGAGTTAAAACAAAGTCAGTTGCAAGATCAACTGAAGATGCAATTTGACTGTTCTGAATGTGCAACTTCTTATTCCACTGTAAAGGGCCTTGAAACTAAGATTGTAAGATTGGAAGATGAGCTGAAGAAACAATCAAAAGAATTATCCAACTCTTTGCTTAATATAAGCGATCTTGAAAATCAGGTTAAAGGCGTAGAGGAAGAACTAGAGAAGCAGGCACAAGGCTTTGAAGCTGATCTGGAAAACCTTACTCATTCAAAAGTTGAGCAGGAGCAGAGAGCTATACGAGCAGAGGAAAACCTGAGAAAGACACGATGGCAAAATGCTAATACAGCAGATAGGCTACAGGAAGAATTTCGAAGGCTCTCTGAGCAGATGGCATCTACATTCAATGCAAATGAAAGGCTAGCTACGAAGGCACTGACTGAAGCTAATGAACTTCGTCTAGAGAAAACATGTCTAGAAGAAATGCTGCAGCAAGCTAAGGAAAACGTCCAGTCAGTTCAGGAGCACTATGAAGCAAAGCTGGTTGAACTTTCCAGGCAGCTAGAATTGAAATTAAACCAAATAGAAAAATTGCAGTTGGAAGTTGATTATAAGTCCACTGAGTTTAAAAATCATAGAAAGCATGCTGAAGAAACTCAGAGAACTCTTTCTCAGAAAATCTTGCTGCTTCAATCAGAGATTGGAAGGCTGGATAGAGTGAATAATGTCTCCTCCAAGCAAACAGAGGAGAATGAAACTTTGAGAGCTGAGCTAGAACAAATGAAATCATCAATTAGGGATACTCAATTACTGTTGGAAGAGGGGGCTGCTGAAAGAAGCACACTAGGAAGCATGGTAGCATTATTGAAGGTGGAAGCtcaagattcactggaagaacTGAATTTAATGAGGAACGCCAAGGATGAAACAAAGTTCACGACTGAAAATCTGCAGTCGGAGTTGGCAACTCTTAAAGTTCGGTATAATGAATTGAAACTATTTTCCACAGCGGAAGAGTCGCAGAAAGAAAAATATCAGAAACAGGTTATTCAACTGAAAGGTGAGCTAAAGAAGAAGGAAGACGCGTTAAGCATTGCAGAGAAGAAAATTAAAGATGGAAATGGACGAGCACCAGTTCCAGAGGTAGCAAAAGCAAAAAATAATATATGTGTCCCTTCTCCTCGTGCCTCTAAAGAGTTGGTAGACCTGAAGGAAAAAATAAAACTACTCGAG GCTAAAATAAATCTGAAAGAAGTTGCTCTGGATAAGTCATCAAACACATTTCTGGTAAAGGAGCAAGATCTTCAAAGGAAGATTGGAGATTTAGAGAAAACTGTGAAGATTCTCAATCAAAATGCTGCAAATTTCGATGGCCAAGAATGCCAGAAG GTCGAGGAGGATAGTGGGAACCTAAATGCTGGAATAAGAGAAGCAGCAATATATGGAGCTCAAGATTCAACCACCATAAAATGCACAACCGAGGAAATGGGATATCCACGCACATTGACTGAAAG CAATAACGACATTCCATCAAACAATGAGGAAAAACACTCTGGTACAGATTCAAGAGATTGTAAAAACCTAGATAACTCATTGAATGAAATGTTGTTGCTCAAGGAGAAAAACCAGTCGATGGAATGTGAATTGAGGGATATGCAACAGAGATATTCGGAAATAAGTCTCAAGTTTGCAGAGGTAGAGGGTGAAAGACAACAGCTTGTAATGACACTACGCAACTTCAAGAATTCTAACAAAACTTGGTCATTGTTTACCTGA